A region of Takifugu rubripes chromosome 6, fTakRub1.2, whole genome shotgun sequence DNA encodes the following proteins:
- the prnpb gene encoding prion protein b isoform X2: protein MMGRLCEVVLLSLLLLFLLNTKATWAKKSGSSGGKKTGSSTNWGSRTPSKPSGSQPNRNSNPYPSGGSYPHPGTGQSNPGGYPRQNPASNPVGGSPNQYPGRTNPGGYPNQNPAGGGYPNQNPARGNYPNQYPAGGSNPNQYPGRAGTNQGGYPNQYPPAGGYPGQGGYPAAGRYPGQGGYPQYPAAGGYPNQRSPYQYPAAGGYPVRTGNTGPGWGQPGGHPGGYPGGYPGGYPGGAVGGYTNWNPNNKILSPRFGGGGYMPGMGGSPFSQSVQSMGYKPKSPSFAKKAMVAAGVGAVAGMAVGYGLGRFPRPHFGFRSPSEEYYYNNYMYHRYGTQSTDEKDYGRDYVYKPPPRAESYENFMDRCMNRTDLLKDKGGKTDGDDDTVGIEEIGYPALVDQMKSRRCVEEYMAYSEQFLEKQARNRCGPLSFGAIQLFSSLLLLSSTLLLQ from the exons ATGATGGGGAGGTTGTGTGAAGTGGTTCTCCTGTCCctccttttgttgtttctgctgaacACTAAAGCAACATGGGCTAAAAAAAGTGGAAGTAGCGGTGGCAAGAaaacgggttcctccaccaactGGGGTAGTAGGACACCATCAAAACCATCCGGTTCTCAGCCCAATCGGAACAGCAACCCTTATCCTTCAGGTGGAAGTTACCCCCACCCAGGAACGGGCCAGTCCAACCCAGGAGGATATCCAAGACAAAACCCAGCAAGTAACCCAGTCGGTGGCAGTCCGAACCAGTATCCCGGTCGAACCAATCCTGGGGGTTACCCAA ATCAGAACCCTGCAGGAGGGGGCTATCCTAATCAGAATCCAGCAAGAGGGAATTATCCAAATCAGTATCCAGCTGGTGGAAGCAATCCAAACCAATACCCAGGCAGAGCTGGTACCAACCAAGGAGGATATCCTAACCAGTaccctcctgcaggtggatACCCGGGCCAGGGAGGTTACCCTGCTGCAGGTAGATACCCAGGCCAGGGAGGTTACCCTCAGTACCCTGCTGCTGGGGGCTATCCAAATCAGAGGTCCCCTTATCAGTACCCTGCAGCAGGTGGCTACCCAGTCAGAACCGGAAATACAGGACCAGGGTGGGGTCAGCCTGGCGGACACCCCGGAGGTTACCCAGGTGGCTATCCTGGAGGATACCCTGGTGGTGCGGTTGGTGGTTACACCAACTGGAACCCAAATAATAAAATCCTCAGCCCCAGATTTGGCGGAGGGGGCTATATGCCTGGGATGGGGGGCTCCCCTTTCTCACAGTCAGTACAGTCCATGGGATACAAGCCTAAATCTCCAAGCTTTGCCAAAAAAGCCATGGTGGCAGCCGGCGTGGGTGCTGTGGCTGGAATGGCCGTCGGATATGGACTTGGGCGTTTCCCTCGGCCACATTTTGGCTTCCGCAGCCCCTCGGAGGAATACTACTACAACAACTACATGTACCACCGTTATGGCACCCAATCCACCGACGAAAAAGACTATGGCCGCGATTACGTCTACAAGCCTCCGCCGCGGGCCGAGTCCTACGAGAACTTCATGGATCGATGCATGAATCGGACGGATCTCCTGAAAGACAAGGGCGGCAAAACCGACGGGGACGACGACACCGTGGGCATCGAGGAGATCGGATACCCGGCCCTGGTCGATCAGATGAAGTCCCGGCGCTGCGTGGAGGAGTACATGGCCTACTCCGAGCAATTCCTGGAGAAGCAGGCGCGGAATCGCTGCGGCCCGCTGAGCTTCGGCGCCATCCAGcttttctcctcccttctgcttctctccagcacgctcctcctccagtga
- the prnpb gene encoding prion protein b isoform X1: MMGRLCEVVLLSLLLLFLLNTKATWAKKSGSSGGKKTGSSTNWGSRTPSKPSGSQPNRNSNPYPSGGSYPHPGTGQSNPGGYPRQNPASNPVGGSPNQYPGRTNPGGYPNQNPAGGGYPNQNPAGGGYPNQNPARGNYPNQYPAGGSNPNQYPGRAGTNQGGYPNQYPPAGGYPGQGGYPAAGRYPGQGGYPQYPAAGGYPNQRSPYQYPAAGGYPVRTGNTGPGWGQPGGHPGGYPGGYPGGYPGGAVGGYTNWNPNNKILSPRFGGGGYMPGMGGSPFSQSVQSMGYKPKSPSFAKKAMVAAGVGAVAGMAVGYGLGRFPRPHFGFRSPSEEYYYNNYMYHRYGTQSTDEKDYGRDYVYKPPPRAESYENFMDRCMNRTDLLKDKGGKTDGDDDTVGIEEIGYPALVDQMKSRRCVEEYMAYSEQFLEKQARNRCGPLSFGAIQLFSSLLLLSSTLLLQ, translated from the coding sequence ATGATGGGGAGGTTGTGTGAAGTGGTTCTCCTGTCCctccttttgttgtttctgctgaacACTAAAGCAACATGGGCTAAAAAAAGTGGAAGTAGCGGTGGCAAGAaaacgggttcctccaccaactGGGGTAGTAGGACACCATCAAAACCATCCGGTTCTCAGCCCAATCGGAACAGCAACCCTTATCCTTCAGGTGGAAGTTACCCCCACCCAGGAACGGGCCAGTCCAACCCAGGAGGATATCCAAGACAAAACCCAGCAAGTAACCCAGTCGGTGGCAGTCCGAACCAGTATCCCGGTCGAACCAATCCTGGGGGTTACCCAAATCAGAACCCTGCAGGAGGGGGCTACCCAAATCAGAACCCTGCAGGAGGGGGCTATCCTAATCAGAATCCAGCAAGAGGGAATTATCCAAATCAGTATCCAGCTGGTGGAAGCAATCCAAACCAATACCCAGGCAGAGCTGGTACCAACCAAGGAGGATATCCTAACCAGTaccctcctgcaggtggatACCCGGGCCAGGGAGGTTACCCTGCTGCAGGTAGATACCCAGGCCAGGGAGGTTACCCTCAGTACCCTGCTGCTGGGGGCTATCCAAATCAGAGGTCCCCTTATCAGTACCCTGCAGCAGGTGGCTACCCAGTCAGAACCGGAAATACAGGACCAGGGTGGGGTCAGCCTGGCGGACACCCCGGAGGTTACCCAGGTGGCTATCCTGGAGGATACCCTGGTGGTGCGGTTGGTGGTTACACCAACTGGAACCCAAATAATAAAATCCTCAGCCCCAGATTTGGCGGAGGGGGCTATATGCCTGGGATGGGGGGCTCCCCTTTCTCACAGTCAGTACAGTCCATGGGATACAAGCCTAAATCTCCAAGCTTTGCCAAAAAAGCCATGGTGGCAGCCGGCGTGGGTGCTGTGGCTGGAATGGCCGTCGGATATGGACTTGGGCGTTTCCCTCGGCCACATTTTGGCTTCCGCAGCCCCTCGGAGGAATACTACTACAACAACTACATGTACCACCGTTATGGCACCCAATCCACCGACGAAAAAGACTATGGCCGCGATTACGTCTACAAGCCTCCGCCGCGGGCCGAGTCCTACGAGAACTTCATGGATCGATGCATGAATCGGACGGATCTCCTGAAAGACAAGGGCGGCAAAACCGACGGGGACGACGACACCGTGGGCATCGAGGAGATCGGATACCCGGCCCTGGTCGATCAGATGAAGTCCCGGCGCTGCGTGGAGGAGTACATGGCCTACTCCGAGCAATTCCTGGAGAAGCAGGCGCGGAATCGCTGCGGCCCGCTGAGCTTCGGCGCCATCCAGcttttctcctcccttctgcttctctccagcacgctcctcctccagtga
- the prnpb gene encoding prion protein b precursor (The RefSeq protein has 1 substitution compared to this genomic sequence) — MMGRLCEVVLLSLLLLFLLNTKATWAKKSGSSGGKKTGSSTNWGSRTPSKPSGSQPNRNSNPYPSGGSYPQPGTGQSNPGGYPRQNPASNPVGGSPNQYPGRTNPGGYPNQNPAGGGYPNQNPAGGGYPNQNPARGNYPNQYPAGGSNPNQYPGRAGTNQGGYPNQYPPAGGYPGQGGYPAAGRYPGQGGYPQYPAAGGYPNQRSPYQYPAAGGYPVRTGNTGPGWGQPGGHPGGYPGGYPGGYPGGAVGGYTNWNPNNKILSPRFGGGGYMPGMGGSPFSQSVQSMGYKPKSPSFAKKAMVAAGVGAVAGMAVGYGLGRFPRPHFGFRSPSEEYYYNNYMYHRYGTQSTDEKDYGRDYVYKPPPRAESYENFMDRCMNRTDLLKDKGGKTDGDDDTVGIEEIGYPALVDQMKSRRCVEEYMAYSEQFLEKQARNRCGPLSFGAIQLFSSLLLLSSTLLLQ; from the coding sequence ATGATGGGGAGGTTGTGTGAAGTGGTTCTCCTGTCCctccttttgttgtttctgctgaacACTAAAGCAACATGGGCTAAAAAAAGTGGAAGTAGCGGTGGCAAGAaaacgggttcctccaccaactGGGGTAGTAGGACACCATCAAAACCATCCGGTTCTCAGCCCAATCGGAACAGCAACCCTTATCCTTCAGGTGGAAGTTACCCCCACCCAGGAACGGGCCAGTCCAACCCAGGAGGATATCCAAGACAAAACCCAGCAAGTAACCCAGTCGGTGGCAGTCCGAACCAGTATCCCGGTCGAACCAATCCTGGGGGTTACCCAAATCAGAACCCTGCAGGAGGGGGCTACCCAAATCAGAACCCTGCAGGAGGGGGCTATCCTAATCAGAATCCAGCAAGAGGGAATTATCCAAATCAGTATCCAGCTGGTGGAAGCAATCCAAACCAATACCCAGGCAGAGCTGGTACCAACCAAGGAGGATATCCTAACCAGTaccctcctgcaggtggatACCCGGGCCAGGGAGGTTACCCTGCTGCAGGTAGATACCCAGGCCAGGGAGGTTACCCTCAGTACCCTGCTGCTGGGGGCTATCCAAATCAGAGGTCCCCTTATCAGTACCCTGCAGCAGGTGGCTACCCAGTCAGAACCGGAAATACAGGACCAGGGTGGGGTCAGCCTGGCGGACACCCCGGAGGTTACCCAGGTGGCTATCCTGGAGGATACCCTGGTGGTGCGGTTGGTGGTTACACCAACTGGAACCCAAATAATAAAATCCTCAGCCCCAGATTTGGCGGAGGGGGCTATATGCCTGGGATGGGGGGCTCCCCTTTCTCACAGTCAGTACAGTCCATGGGATACAAGCCTAAATCTCCAAGCTTTGCCAAAAAAGCCATGGTGGCAGCCGGCGTGGGTGCTGTGGCTGGAATGGCCGTCGGATATGGACTTGGGCGTTTCCCTCGGCCACATTTTGGCTTCCGCAGCCCCTCGGAGGAATACTACTACAACAACTACATGTACCACCGTTATGGCACCCAATCCACCGACGAAAAAGACTATGGCCGCGATTACGTCTACAAGCCTCCGCCGCGGGCCGAGTCCTACGAGAACTTCATGGATCGATGCATGAATCGGACGGATCTCCTGAAAGACAAGGGCGGCAAAACCGACGGGGACGACGACACCGTGGGCATCGAGGAGATCGGATACCCGGCCCTGGTCGATCAGATGAAGTCCCGGCGCTGCGTGGAGGAGTACATGGCCTACTCCGAGCAATTCCTGGAGAAGCAGGCGCGGAATCGCTGCGGCCCGCTGAGCTTCGGCGCCATCCAGcttttctcctcccttctgcttctctccagcacgctcctcctccagtga
- the LOC101072388 gene encoding TBC1 domain family member 10A-like isoform X2 — MARSRHGNGLDSSGIKEKLTDHGNSSWFVSDPGTNGSAVPEETQVDKYGFTGGGQQSSGDLAEEVPIEVLRQREAKWLEMLNSWDKWMAKKHKKVKERCQKGIPPSLRGRAWLYLTGGKVKREQNAGKYQELLSQQGDPTWVDIIERDLHRQFPFHEMFSARGGHGQQGLFDVLKAYSLFRPDEGYCQAQAPVAAVLLMHMPAEEAIQLDGEILYALLHKVSPTAHRHLKKHNLEPVLCMTEWFMCAFSRTLPWASVLRIWDMFLCEGVKILFRVGLVLLKCTLGSQEKLKSCQGLYETMQLLRAIQPQYMQESFLAQEVVELHVTEKDIEKEHFNQLRRWKETRGNLQSKSPPRMHGAKAIMTAEPPRDQDLRQRPNIKVESLLPPKQDGERGAFDHKAEVRQENNTTPSPPVGNPGYLQPDPSPLLKHTTVDGSKESVSSTEHDTYL, encoded by the exons ATGGCAAGAAGTAGACATGGCAACGGACTGGACTCGTCTGGCATCAAAGAGAAGCTGACTGATCACGGGAACAGCAGCTGGTTCGTGTCCGACCCAGGGACCAACGGCAGCGCAGTCCCGGAGGAGACGCAGGTGGACAAGTACGGCTTCACAGGGGGGGGCCAGCAGTCCTCTGGAGACCT CGCTGAAGAAGTCCCGATCGAGGTGCTAAGGCAGCGGGAGGCCAAATGGCTGGAGATGCTGAACAGCTGGGACAAGTGGATGGCCAAAAAGCACAAGAAG GTGAAAGAACGATGTCAGAAGGGGATCCCACCGTCGCTGCGGGGCCGAGCCTGGCTCTACCTCACCGGGGGGAAAGTCAAAAGGGAGCAGAACGCTGGAAAATACCAG gaGCTGCTGAGCCAGCAGGGAGATCCAACCTGGGTCGACATTATTGAGCGGGACCTCCATCGGCAGTTTCCCTTCCACGAAATGTTTTCCGCCCGGGGAGGTCACGG GCAGCAGGGCCTCTTCGACGTCCTGAAGGCTTACAGTCTGTTCCGCCCTGACGAGGGTTACTGCCAGGCTCAGGCTCCCGTCGCTGCTGTTCTCCTGATGCACATGCCAGCAGAG GAGGCCATCCAGCTGGACGGGGAGATCCTGTATGCCCTGCTGCATAAGGTGTCTCCCACGGCCCACCGCCACCTCAAGAAGCACAACCTGGAGCCCGTCCTGTGCATGACCGAGTGGTTCATGTGTGCCTTCTCCCGGACGCTGCCGTGGGCCTCGGTGCTGCGCATCTGGGACATGTTCCTCTGCGAGG GGGTAAAGATCCTCTTCCGAGTGGGCCTCGTCCTCCTGAAGTGCACGCTGGGCTCCCAAGAGAAGCTGAAGTCCTGCCAAGGTCTCTATGAAACGATGCAGCTCCTCCGAGCTATACAGCCGCAGTACATGCAGGAGAGCTTCCTGGCGCAGGAG gTTGTTGAGTTGCACGTGACTGAGAAGGACATTGAGAAGGAGCATTTCAATCAGCTGCGGCGATGGAAGGAGACGCGCGGCAATTTGCAGTCCAAGTCCCCGCCCAGGATGCACGGAGCCAAGGCGATCATGACCGCCGAGCCACCCAGGGACCAGGACCTGAGACAAAGGCCCAACATCAAGGTGGAGTCTCTTCTTCCGCCCAAGCAAGATGGGGAGCGAGGGGCGTTCGATCACAAGGCTGAAGTAAGGCAAGAAAATAACACAACCCCATCACCACCTGTGGGTAATCCAGGCTACCTTCAGCCTGACCCCTCGCCCCTCCTCAAACACACGACCGTTGACGGGTCCAAGGAGAGcgtgagcagcacagagcatgACACTTACCTGTAG
- the LOC101072388 gene encoding TBC1 domain family member 10A-like isoform X1, translating to MARSRHGNGLDSSGIKEKLTDHGNSSWFVSDPGTNGSAVPEETQVDKYGFTGGGQQSSGDLAEEVPIEVLRQREAKWLEMLNSWDKWMAKKHKKVKERCQKGIPPSLRGRAWLYLTGGKVKREQNAGKYQELLSQQGDPTWVDIIERDLHRQFPFHEMFSARGGHGQQGLFDVLKAYSLFRPDEGYCQAQAPVAAVLLMHMPAEDAFWVLVQICEKYLPGYYSTGLEAIQLDGEILYALLHKVSPTAHRHLKKHNLEPVLCMTEWFMCAFSRTLPWASVLRIWDMFLCEGVKILFRVGLVLLKCTLGSQEKLKSCQGLYETMQLLRAIQPQYMQESFLAQEVVELHVTEKDIEKEHFNQLRRWKETRGNLQSKSPPRMHGAKAIMTAEPPRDQDLRQRPNIKVESLLPPKQDGERGAFDHKAEVRQENNTTPSPPVGNPGYLQPDPSPLLKHTTVDGSKESVSSTEHDTYL from the exons ATGGCAAGAAGTAGACATGGCAACGGACTGGACTCGTCTGGCATCAAAGAGAAGCTGACTGATCACGGGAACAGCAGCTGGTTCGTGTCCGACCCAGGGACCAACGGCAGCGCAGTCCCGGAGGAGACGCAGGTGGACAAGTACGGCTTCACAGGGGGGGGCCAGCAGTCCTCTGGAGACCT CGCTGAAGAAGTCCCGATCGAGGTGCTAAGGCAGCGGGAGGCCAAATGGCTGGAGATGCTGAACAGCTGGGACAAGTGGATGGCCAAAAAGCACAAGAAG GTGAAAGAACGATGTCAGAAGGGGATCCCACCGTCGCTGCGGGGCCGAGCCTGGCTCTACCTCACCGGGGGGAAAGTCAAAAGGGAGCAGAACGCTGGAAAATACCAG gaGCTGCTGAGCCAGCAGGGAGATCCAACCTGGGTCGACATTATTGAGCGGGACCTCCATCGGCAGTTTCCCTTCCACGAAATGTTTTCCGCCCGGGGAGGTCACGG GCAGCAGGGCCTCTTCGACGTCCTGAAGGCTTACAGTCTGTTCCGCCCTGACGAGGGTTACTGCCAGGCTCAGGCTCCCGTCGCTGCTGTTCTCCTGATGCACATGCCAGCAGAG GATGCCTTCTGGGTTCTTGTCCAGATCTGTGAGAAGTACCTGCCGGGTTACTACAGCACAGGGCTG GAGGCCATCCAGCTGGACGGGGAGATCCTGTATGCCCTGCTGCATAAGGTGTCTCCCACGGCCCACCGCCACCTCAAGAAGCACAACCTGGAGCCCGTCCTGTGCATGACCGAGTGGTTCATGTGTGCCTTCTCCCGGACGCTGCCGTGGGCCTCGGTGCTGCGCATCTGGGACATGTTCCTCTGCGAGG GGGTAAAGATCCTCTTCCGAGTGGGCCTCGTCCTCCTGAAGTGCACGCTGGGCTCCCAAGAGAAGCTGAAGTCCTGCCAAGGTCTCTATGAAACGATGCAGCTCCTCCGAGCTATACAGCCGCAGTACATGCAGGAGAGCTTCCTGGCGCAGGAG gTTGTTGAGTTGCACGTGACTGAGAAGGACATTGAGAAGGAGCATTTCAATCAGCTGCGGCGATGGAAGGAGACGCGCGGCAATTTGCAGTCCAAGTCCCCGCCCAGGATGCACGGAGCCAAGGCGATCATGACCGCCGAGCCACCCAGGGACCAGGACCTGAGACAAAGGCCCAACATCAAGGTGGAGTCTCTTCTTCCGCCCAAGCAAGATGGGGAGCGAGGGGCGTTCGATCACAAGGCTGAAGTAAGGCAAGAAAATAACACAACCCCATCACCACCTGTGGGTAATCCAGGCTACCTTCAGCCTGACCCCTCGCCCCTCCTCAAACACACGACCGTTGACGGGTCCAAGGAGAGcgtgagcagcacagagcatgACACTTACCTGTAG
- the LOC101063355 gene encoding protein phosphatase PTC7 homolog: MLSVLSYGRLVARAVLGGLSQTDGRDYSLISASYGFGKDFRKGILKKGMCYGDDACFIARNRNADVLGVADGVGGWRDYGVDPSQFSATLMRTCERLVKEGRFSPNNPVGILTSGYYELLQNKIPLLGSSTACIVVLDRRSHRLHTCNLGDSGFLVVRGGEVVHRSNEQQHYFNTPFQLSIAPPGAEGAVLSDSPDAADSSSFDVELGDIILTASDGLFDNMPDYMILRELKKLKAPSYDSVLQTAQSIAQQAHDLAYDPNYMSPFAQFACDNGLNVRGGKPDDITVLLSIVAEYTD; encoded by the exons ATGTTGTCCGTACTGTCCTATGGAAGGCTGGTCGCCAGGGCTGTCCTGGGGGGACTTTCCCAGACCGACGGCCGGGACTACAGTCTGATCAGCGCCAGCTATGGCTTCGGTAAAGACTTCCGAAAGGGGATCCTCAAGAAAGGGATGTGCTACGGCGACGACGCCTGCTTCATTGCCCGGAACAGGAACGCCGATGTTTTAG GTGTTGCAGATGGCGTAGGAGGTTGGCGTGACTACGGGGTTGACCCCTCTCAGTTCTCTGCCACCTTAATGAGAACCTGTGAGCGACTGGTGAAGGAGGGACGCTTCTCTCCAAATAATCCAGTGGGCATCCTGACCTCTGGCTATTATGAGCTTCTGCAAAACAAGATTCCACTGCTGG gcagcagcacagcctgCATCGTGGTTCTGGATCGCCGGAGTCACCGGCTGCACACGTGTAACCTTGGCGACTCTGGCTTCCTGGTGGTGCGGGGAGGCGAGGTGGTTCATCGCTCAaatgagcagcagcattattttAACACACCTTTCCAGCTGTCCATCGCACCACCAGGAGCAGAAGGGGCGGTGCTCAGTGACAG TCCCGATGCTGCCGACAGCTCCTCTTTTGACGTGGAGCTTGGCGACATCATCCTGACGGCAAGTGACGGCCTCTTTGACAACATGCCGGACTACATGATTCTACGGGAGCTTAAAAAACTCAAG GCCCCCAGCTATGATAGCGTCCTGCAGACTGCACAGAGCATTGCACAGCAAGCTCATGACCTTGCCTACGACCCCAACTATATGTCCCCATTTGCACAGTTTGCCTGTGATAATGGTCTGAATGTTAGAG GAGGGAAGCCGGATGACATCACAGTGCTCTTGTCCATTGTGGCTGAATATACAGACTGA